One Candidatus Binatia bacterium genomic window carries:
- a CDS encoding YajQ family cyclic di-GMP-binding protein, translating to MASESSFDVVSRVDRQELDNALNQARREIENRFDFKHSKTSIESDEKKITLISDDELKMRNVVDILQGKAVRRGIDIKAFEFGEVEPAASGTVRQVVTLRSGIPKDKSKALLEHIKSLKLKVNAQFQDEQIRVSGKNKDDLQKVITSLRALDFELPLQFVNYR from the coding sequence GTGGCGAGCGAATCCTCGTTCGACGTAGTCTCGCGCGTCGATCGGCAAGAACTCGATAACGCGCTCAATCAGGCGCGCAGGGAGATCGAGAATCGTTTCGACTTCAAGCACAGCAAGACGAGCATCGAATCCGACGAGAAGAAGATCACGCTGATCTCCGACGACGAGTTGAAGATGCGCAACGTCGTGGACATTCTCCAGGGCAAGGCCGTGCGCCGAGGGATAGATATCAAGGCGTTCGAGTTCGGCGAGGTCGAGCCGGCCGCGAGCGGCACGGTGCGCCAAGTCGTGACCCTGCGCAGCGGCATCCCGAAGGATAAGAGCAAGGCGCTGCTCGAGCACATCAAGTCGCTCAAGCTAAAGGTAAACGCGCAGTTCCAGGACGAGCAGATCCGCGTCTCGGGCAAGAACAAGGACGACCTCCAGAAGGTCATCACCTCGCTGCGCGCGCTGGATTTCGAACTGCCGCTGCAGTTCGTCAACTATCGCTAA
- a CDS encoding RodZ domain-containing protein, producing the protein MSGASDALGERIRAAREARGLSLSEAADQIRIRSVYLAAIEEESWSTIGAPVYIRGFLRTYARFLGLDPEEAVAAFSRTQPQLAAQGPASREAPGAFATESRGGSHLVIWVAGVVAVLLIAFVVYNELTLRRSEPAPSPVVAGAVPSSESTAESTAESTAESTAAAESPSPAPAPVANTLTLVLSEPSWLRVSVDGNVSMEGTFPAGTSKTFHGKIAAVRIGNAGGVEIYVDGKDVGKLGKAGDVVDHTFTL; encoded by the coding sequence ATGTCAGGAGCGTCTGACGCCTTGGGCGAGCGGATTCGCGCGGCCCGCGAGGCTCGCGGCCTGTCGCTCTCAGAGGCCGCCGATCAGATCCGCATTCGTTCCGTCTATCTGGCGGCCATCGAGGAAGAGAGTTGGAGCACGATCGGCGCGCCCGTCTACATTCGCGGCTTCCTGCGGACCTACGCGCGCTTTCTCGGGCTCGATCCCGAGGAGGCCGTCGCGGCATTTAGCCGGACGCAGCCCCAGCTGGCGGCACAGGGCCCGGCGTCGCGCGAGGCCCCGGGCGCTTTCGCGACGGAGTCGCGGGGAGGATCGCACCTCGTCATTTGGGTCGCCGGGGTCGTCGCGGTGCTCCTGATCGCCTTCGTCGTCTACAACGAGCTGACGCTTCGCCGGAGCGAGCCGGCTCCTTCGCCGGTGGTGGCCGGCGCCGTGCCTTCCTCTGAGAGCACGGCTGAGAGCACGGCCGAAAGCACGGCCGAAAGCACGGCCGCCGCCGAGTCTCCTTCGCCGGCGCCGGCTCCGGTGGCGAACACCCTAACGCTCGTGCTCTCCGAGCCCTCGTGGCTGCGGGTCAGCGTTGACGGCAATGTTAGCATGGAGGGTACGTTCCCGGCCGGAACGTCGAAGACGTTTCACGGGAAGATCGCGGCGGTGCGCATCGGAAACGCCGGCGGCGTGGAGATCTACGTTGACGGTAAGGACGTCGGCAAGCTCGGCAAGGCGGGCGACGTCGTCGATCACACCTTCACGCTTTGA
- the rimO gene encoding 30S ribosomal protein S12 methylthiotransferase RimO, producing MRSVAFVSLGCAKNLVDTEVMIAKLGGAGWRLEAEPGRADTVVINTCAFIDPAKEESTQTILDHAAEKRPGQHLIVAGCLAQRYGAQLQSLIPEIDGVVGTGAYASIVELLDDVEAGRRPALLDFEAEPEHDFLPRLVTTPRATAYLKIAEGCDHPCTFCIIPALRGTFRSRSEESILAEARALAGGGAKELILIAQDTSMWGRDRGIRRGGLAALLERLHEIEGLEWIRLLYLYPATVDRELISAIARLPKVCKYMDMPLQHAHPEVLRAMRRPGNGERYLEILDEFRAAVPGITMRSTFIVGFPGERDEHVAYLEEWIARAQLDRVGFFEYSAEEGTPAAELAGRVPVRRRRERLIRLREAQRLASERARAKRCGATVRVLVEESRRLRERDPLRQRLDAPRAWFGRSEGEAPGVDGGIYFTGDGRPGEFADVRLEGHGPFDFYGHAISARLAAI from the coding sequence GTGAGGAGCGTCGCCTTCGTCAGCCTCGGCTGCGCGAAGAATCTCGTGGACACCGAGGTGATGATCGCGAAGCTCGGCGGCGCCGGCTGGCGTTTGGAGGCGGAGCCGGGCCGTGCCGACACCGTCGTGATCAATACCTGCGCTTTCATAGACCCGGCGAAGGAAGAGTCGACGCAGACGATTCTCGATCACGCCGCGGAGAAACGTCCGGGTCAGCACCTGATCGTCGCCGGTTGCCTCGCGCAGCGCTACGGCGCGCAGCTGCAGAGCCTGATTCCCGAGATAGACGGCGTCGTCGGCACCGGCGCGTACGCGAGCATCGTCGAACTGCTCGACGACGTCGAGGCGGGCCGGCGCCCAGCGCTGCTCGACTTCGAAGCCGAGCCCGAACACGACTTTCTTCCGCGCCTCGTCACGACGCCGCGCGCCACGGCGTATCTGAAGATCGCCGAGGGTTGCGACCATCCGTGTACGTTCTGCATCATCCCGGCGCTGCGCGGAACGTTTCGCAGCCGCAGCGAGGAGTCGATCTTGGCCGAGGCACGCGCGCTCGCGGGCGGCGGCGCGAAGGAGCTGATCTTGATCGCGCAAGACACGTCCATGTGGGGCCGCGATCGCGGAATCCGTCGCGGCGGGCTCGCAGCGCTGCTCGAGCGCCTGCACGAGATCGAAGGCCTCGAGTGGATCCGTCTGCTCTACCTCTATCCGGCCACGGTGGATCGCGAACTGATCTCCGCGATCGCGCGCCTGCCGAAGGTCTGCAAGTACATGGACATGCCGCTGCAGCACGCGCACCCCGAGGTGCTGCGCGCGATGCGGCGCCCCGGCAACGGCGAGCGCTATCTCGAAATTCTCGACGAGTTTCGCGCGGCCGTCCCCGGGATCACGATGCGCTCGACCTTCATCGTCGGCTTTCCGGGCGAACGCGACGAGCACGTCGCCTACCTGGAAGAGTGGATAGCGCGCGCGCAGCTCGATCGCGTCGGCTTCTTCGAGTACAGCGCCGAGGAGGGAACGCCGGCGGCCGAACTTGCCGGGCGGGTGCCCGTTCGGCGGCGGCGCGAGCGTTTGATTCGTCTGCGCGAGGCACAGCGGCTCGCTTCCGAGCGAGCGCGCGCGAAGCGCTGCGGCGCAACCGTGCGCGTGCTCGTTGAGGAGTCGCGCCGTCTGCGCGAGCGCGATCCGCTGCGTCAACGTCTCGACGCGCCGCGGGCATGGTTCGGACGCTCCGAGGGTGAAGCGCCGGGTGTTGATGGCGGGATTTATTTCACAGGTGACGGGCGCCCCGGCGAGTTCGCCGACGT